The Primulina huaijiensis isolate GDHJ02 chromosome 10, ASM1229523v2, whole genome shotgun sequence region TCTCCCCACAGCACTGAGCAAGCTTGCTGCTTTACTTCGAGTGCTGCAACTTTCCTAACCACCGCATTCCGCCACAACGGTTCAAAATGTCAGGTCGCCGCTGCCGCCGCCTCCTTCTCTTCACACTCCCTTTATTACTACTACTGCACACTAAGCTAGTAGATTCCCACTACTTCCCCTCCACCCCCTCATCCGCTCAACTGTCCGAGTGGAAGTCCGCTAGCGCCACCTACTACGCTTCCGAAGATCCCCAGGACACCGTCGGAGGAGCATGTGGATTTGGAGATTTGGACAAAAACGGCTACGGCAAAGCCACCGCTGCCCTCAGCACTGTCCTATTCGAAAAGGGTCAGATCTGCGGCGCTTGCTTCGAGCTCCGCTGCGTGGAGGACCTCCGCTGGTGCATCCCCGGCACGTCCATAATCGTCACGGCCACCAATTTCTGCGCCCCCAACTACGGCTTCGACGCCGACGGCGGCGGCAAATGCAACCCCCCGAATGCCCATTTCGTCCTCCCCATCGAGGCCTTCGAGAAGATCGCAATATGGAAGGCTTCGAACATGCCCGTTCAGTACCGCAGAATAGGATGCAGGAAGGAAGGAGGGATGAGATTCACGATGGGCGGCGCCGGGATATTCTTGTCGGTGCTTATAAGCAACGTCGCCGGCGTAGGCGACGTGGCAGCGGTGAAAATAAAGGGCTCGAGAACTGGGTGGCTTCCGATGGGGAGAAATTGGGGGCAGAATTGGCATATAAATGCGGATTTGAAGAATCAGCCTCTTTCTTTCGAGATTACGAGCGGCGATGGAATCACAATCACATCTTACATTGTAGCTCCCAAGAATTGGGAAAATGGGCAATCTTTTGAAGGCAAGCAGTTCGATTAATTGCTTTTGGGTTGTACTATGTTTTCCTAATGTCAGCTTCTACCCAAGACAAACAATGAATCAACACTCGATACCCACACCacatatttggttttttttttattcaattttactTTTTTCTCTTAGGAGGgatctttcaattttattttttttct contains the following coding sequences:
- the LOC140986031 gene encoding expansin-A13-like; translation: MSGRRCRRLLLFTLPLLLLLHTKLVDSHYFPSTPSSAQLSEWKSASATYYASEDPQDTVGGACGFGDLDKNGYGKATAALSTVLFEKGQICGACFELRCVEDLRWCIPGTSIIVTATNFCAPNYGFDADGGGKCNPPNAHFVLPIEAFEKIAIWKASNMPVQYRRIGCRKEGGMRFTMGGAGIFLSVLISNVAGVGDVAAVKIKGSRTGWLPMGRNWGQNWHINADLKNQPLSFEITSGDGITITSYIVAPKNWENGQSFEGKQFD